One window from the genome of Bacteroidales bacterium encodes:
- a CDS encoding TIGR02757 family protein gives MYLSHYKDIKDFLDEKYQKYNCPEYIDTDPIQIPHLFSKQENIEISAFLTATIAWGQRKTIINNSKHLINFMDNNPYDFIINAKNKDFKRFGNFKHRTFNGEDCIYFLFSLQNIYKKYGGLKKIFEDNVIKTNNVKNAIIFFRKIFFELPYPQRTQKHIADITKNSSAKRINMFLRWMVRKDDFGVDFGIWNKIPSSLLFIPLDVHCGRIARKLNLLSRKQNDWKAVEELTDVLKQLDIKDPVKYDFALFGLGVFENF, from the coding sequence ATGTATCTATCACATTATAAAGACATTAAAGATTTTCTTGATGAAAAATATCAAAAATATAATTGTCCCGAATATATAGATACTGACCCCATACAAATACCTCATTTGTTCAGCAAGCAAGAAAATATTGAAATATCAGCATTTTTAACAGCTACAATCGCTTGGGGACAAAGAAAAACAATTATTAATAATTCAAAACATCTAATAAATTTTATGGACAACAATCCGTATGATTTTATTATCAATGCAAAAAATAAAGATTTTAAACGATTCGGAAATTTTAAACACAGAACATTTAACGGCGAAGATTGTATTTATTTTTTATTTTCATTACAAAATATTTATAAAAAATATGGTGGACTAAAAAAAATATTCGAAGATAATGTTATTAAAACTAACAATGTTAAAAATGCAATAATCTTTTTTAGAAAAATATTTTTTGAACTACCCTACCCTCAACGAACACAAAAACATATAGCTGATATCACTAAAAATTCATCAGCAAAAAGAATAAACATGTTCCTGAGATGGATGGTTAGAAAAGATGATTTTGGAGTTGATTTTGGTATCTGGAATAAAATACCATCATCATTATTATTTATACCATTAGATGTTCATTGTGGACGCATAGCAAGAAAACTTAATCTTTTGTCAAGAAAACAAAACGACTGGAAAGCAGTTGAAGAATTAACAGATGTATTAAAACAATTGGATATTAAGGACCCTGTAAAATATGATTTTGCATTATTTGGCTTAGGCGTTTTTGAAAATTTCTGA
- a CDS encoding ABC transporter ATP-binding protein, whose product MIIAENITKSFGDLQVLKGIDIDIKEGEIVSIVGASGAGKTTLLQILGTLSRFNSGKIIIKNTEIDKLSEKQLSKFRNQYIGFVFQFHHLLPEFTALENVCIPAFISKKSKKQAESKALELFDFLKMQHRINHKPNELSGGEKQRVAIARALINDPAVIFADEPTGNLDSANTKELYELFYSLRKKLNQTFIIVTHNKELAKSSDRILTIKDGIIVS is encoded by the coding sequence ATGATAATTGCTGAAAATATAACCAAATCTTTTGGAGATTTACAAGTACTCAAAGGTATAGATATTGATATTAAGGAAGGAGAAATTGTTTCAATTGTAGGTGCCAGCGGAGCAGGTAAAACAACATTACTTCAGATTTTAGGTACATTAAGCAGATTTAATAGTGGTAAAATAATTATCAAAAATACCGAAATAGATAAACTTTCAGAAAAACAACTTTCAAAATTCCGTAACCAATATATTGGATTTGTTTTTCAATTTCATCATCTTTTACCTGAATTTACAGCACTTGAAAATGTTTGTATTCCTGCATTTATTTCAAAAAAATCAAAAAAACAAGCCGAATCAAAAGCTTTAGAATTATTTGATTTTTTAAAAATGCAACATAGAATTAACCATAAACCTAATGAACTTTCAGGGGGCGAAAAACAGAGAGTCGCAATTGCAAGAGCTTTAATAAATGACCCTGCTGTTATTTTCGCTGATGAACCAACCGGAAATCTTGATTCTGCTAATACTAAAGAACTATATGAGCTTTTTTATTCATTAAGAAAAAAACTAAATCAAACATTCATCATAGTAACTCATAACAAAGAACTTGCTAAGTCATCTGATAGAATTTTAACTATTAAAGATGGTATAATTGTTTCCTAA
- the secDF gene encoding protein translocase subunit SecDF — MRNKGAIRLFAILLALVCIYQMSFTWKTYKVNKDAEEYAQGDLVKENFYLDSMASEVIYNFLWVREFTFRECKEREINLGLDLKGGMNVTLEVSVVDVIKALSNYSKDTTFINSINLAKKLQQDSQEDFVTLFGKAFETIDPNGKLAAIFATVELKDRINYNSTNEEVLNVIRKETDDAIDNSFNILRNRIDRFGVTQPNIQHLEISGQILVELPGVKEPERVKKLLQGTAQLEFWETYENKEVYQYLLDANEKIKQMQETSEEEAQKEDTVIEKTSSDKPKDEIAEETSEDKLIVDEIDKSDTTTVETSLLEQLESDSLSTDSIAPGTDQLLKDYPLFSVLKPRVNNQGQLLGGAAVGWAHHKDIPKVDEYLNLKQVKALFPRNLKFLWSIKAFDKEENYYELIAIKITSRDSRPALEGDVITNARAEFGQSSANSEISMSMNNEGAKIWARLTKENKGRQIAIVLDDYVYSSPVVQNEIKGGRSSITGQFSVAEAKDLANILKSGKLPAPAKIIQEAIVGPSLGKEAINSGLWSFVIAFIIVLLYMIFYYNRAGWVADLALIANVFFIIGIMASLGAVLTLPGMAGIILTIGMSVDANVLIYERIKEELTAGKGLKLAISDGYKNAYSSIIDANVTTLLTAIILAYFGKGPIQGFATTLIIGILTSLFSAIFITRLIYERMLDKNKKITFATALTKNAFKNINFNFLGKRKVFYSISLIFILIGIVSLFTRGLNYGVDFTGGRTYQVMFSNSVSTENIQQALKDVYGEAPEVVHIGGDNQVKITTQYYLNIDEPSPEDIAEIAKQGINIDDPSVDDIVDAKLYLGLKSIIGDNVDFKTFLSDFRRSSQKIGPTIADDIKVSAVYAILFSIIIIFFYIFIRFKNWQFGLGAVAALIHDALLVVGLFSIFYGFMPFSLEIDQAFIAAILTVVGYSINDTVVVFDRVREYLGLYKKRERSEIINSALNSTLSRTFSTSLSTFVVLLTIFIFGGEVIRGFTFALMIGIIVGTYSSLFIASPIVYDTVKGIAETKRVLKGKKKR, encoded by the coding sequence ATGCGGAATAAAGGTGCTATCAGACTGTTTGCTATATTATTAGCTTTAGTGTGTATATATCAAATGTCATTTACATGGAAAACCTATAAGGTTAATAAAGATGCTGAAGAATATGCACAGGGAGATTTAGTTAAAGAGAATTTTTATTTAGATTCTATGGCAAGTGAAGTTATTTATAATTTCCTGTGGGTACGAGAATTTACTTTTCGAGAGTGTAAAGAACGAGAAATCAATTTAGGACTTGACCTAAAAGGTGGAATGAACGTTACCTTAGAAGTCTCAGTTGTTGATGTAATAAAAGCATTATCAAATTATAGTAAGGACACAACATTTATTAATTCCATTAATCTTGCAAAAAAATTACAACAAGATAGTCAGGAAGATTTTGTAACATTATTTGGGAAAGCATTTGAAACAATTGACCCAAATGGTAAACTTGCTGCAATATTTGCAACAGTTGAATTAAAAGACAGAATAAATTATAATTCAACAAACGAAGAAGTTCTGAATGTTATCAGGAAAGAAACTGATGATGCAATTGACAACTCATTTAATATTCTTCGAAATAGAATTGACCGTTTTGGAGTTACTCAACCAAACATTCAACATCTTGAAATTTCAGGGCAAATACTTGTTGAATTACCTGGTGTTAAAGAACCTGAAAGGGTTAAAAAACTTTTACAGGGTACTGCCCAGTTAGAATTTTGGGAAACTTATGAAAACAAAGAAGTTTATCAATATCTTCTTGATGCTAATGAAAAAATCAAACAGATGCAAGAAACTTCTGAAGAAGAAGCTCAAAAAGAAGATACAGTTATAGAAAAAACAAGCTCTGATAAACCAAAAGATGAAATTGCAGAAGAAACTTCTGAAGATAAATTGATTGTTGATGAAATTGATAAAAGTGATACAACAACTGTTGAAACTTCATTACTTGAACAATTGGAAAGCGATTCTTTATCTACAGATTCAATTGCTCCAGGCACAGACCAATTGCTAAAAGATTACCCATTATTTTCAGTGTTAAAACCAAGAGTCAACAATCAGGGACAATTATTAGGCGGCGCAGCAGTAGGATGGGCGCATCATAAAGATATACCAAAAGTAGATGAATATTTGAATCTTAAACAGGTTAAGGCATTATTCCCAAGAAATTTAAAATTTTTATGGAGTATTAAAGCATTTGACAAAGAAGAAAATTATTATGAATTAATAGCTATAAAAATAACAAGCCGAGACAGCAGACCTGCATTAGAAGGTGATGTAATAACAAATGCCCGTGCCGAATTTGGACAAAGCAGTGCAAATTCTGAGATTTCAATGTCAATGAATAATGAAGGAGCTAAAATATGGGCAAGATTAACTAAAGAGAATAAAGGCAGACAAATTGCTATAGTGCTTGATGACTATGTTTATTCATCTCCTGTTGTTCAAAACGAAATAAAAGGCGGAAGGTCATCAATTACAGGGCAATTTTCTGTTGCTGAAGCTAAAGACCTTGCAAACATCTTAAAATCAGGGAAATTACCAGCACCCGCAAAAATTATTCAGGAAGCAATTGTAGGACCTTCATTAGGTAAAGAAGCTATTAATTCAGGACTTTGGTCATTCGTAATTGCTTTTATAATTGTTTTGTTATATATGATATTCTATTATAACAGAGCTGGTTGGGTAGCCGACCTTGCTCTTATTGCAAATGTTTTCTTTATAATTGGAATAATGGCTTCACTCGGTGCTGTTCTTACATTACCGGGAATGGCTGGTATTATATTAACAATTGGTATGTCTGTTGATGCAAACGTGTTGATCTATGAAAGGATAAAGGAGGAATTAACAGCAGGAAAAGGTTTGAAATTAGCAATTTCCGATGGTTATAAAAATGCTTATTCATCAATTATTGATGCTAACGTAACTACTTTATTAACTGCAATAATTCTTGCATATTTTGGAAAAGGACCTATTCAGGGTTTCGCTACAACCTTAATAATAGGTATCTTAACATCTTTATTCTCAGCAATATTTATTACTCGTTTGATTTACGAAAGAATGTTAGATAAAAATAAAAAGATAACTTTTGCCACTGCCTTAACAAAAAATGCATTTAAAAATATAAATTTTAATTTTCTTGGTAAAAGAAAAGTCTTTTATTCTATCTCATTAATATTTATTCTAATTGGTATTGTTTCGCTATTTACAAGAGGATTAAATTATGGTGTTGATTTTACAGGAGGAAGAACATACCAGGTAATGTTCTCTAATTCTGTTAGTACTGAAAACATTCAGCAGGCATTAAAAGATGTTTATGGTGAAGCTCCTGAAGTAGTACATATTGGTGGCGACAATCAAGTTAAAATTACTACTCAATATTATCTTAATATTGATGAACCGAGCCCTGAAGATATTGCAGAAATAGCAAAACAAGGAATTAATATTGATGATCCAAGTGTAGATGATATTGTTGATGCAAAACTTTATCTTGGTTTAAAATCAATTATCGGAGACAATGTAGATTTCAAAACATTTCTTAGTGATTTCAGGCGAAGTTCTCAAAAAATTGGGCCAACAATAGCAGACGATATAAAAGTTTCAGCAGTTTATGCAATTCTGTTCTCTATTATAATTATTTTCTTTTATATTTTTATTAGATTCAAAAACTGGCAATTTGGATTAGGAGCAGTAGCAGCATTAATACATGATGCTTTACTTGTAGTAGGTTTGTTTTCAATTTTTTATGGATTTATGCCTTTCTCACTCGAAATTGATCAGGCATTTATAGCAGCTATTTTGACAGTGGTTGGTTATTCAATAAATGATACAGTTGTTGTATTTGACAGGGTGCGTGAATATTTAGGATTATATAAAAAACGTGAAAGATCCGAAATAATAAATTCTGCATTGAATAGTACACTAAGCCGTACTTTTAGTACTTCTTTAAGTACATTTGTTGTGTTATTAACTATATTTATTTTCGGTGGTGAAGTAATCAGAGGATTTACATTTGCTCTTATGATAGGTATTATAGTTGGTACATACTCATCATTATTTATTGCTTCTCCAATTGTTTATGATACTGTTAAAGGAATAGCTGAAACTAAAAGAGTACTAAAAGGAAAGAAAAAAAGATAA
- a CDS encoding aspartyl protease family protein: protein MITKIPIEIVELEQDSFHIFIQIIIGSDNIANMVIDTGASKTVFDENFIKNNVINIEKNDDIYSSGINSPLTDTKIAIIDKIKIGNLIIEKFSTVIINLDYINNIYKKIKKEKISGFIGGDFLNKYCAKIDYGSKLLTLIYDD, encoded by the coding sequence ATGATAACAAAAATACCGATTGAAATTGTAGAACTTGAACAAGACAGTTTTCACATTTTCATTCAAATCATCATTGGTTCAGATAATATTGCCAATATGGTTATTGATACAGGAGCATCAAAAACAGTTTTTGACGAAAATTTCATTAAAAATAATGTAATTAATATTGAAAAAAATGATGATATTTATTCATCCGGAATAAATTCGCCCCTTACAGATACTAAAATTGCTATTATTGATAAAATAAAAATCGGAAATTTAATTATTGAAAAATTTTCAACTGTTATAATTAATCTTGATTATATTAATAATATCTACAAAAAAATTAAAAAAGAAAAAATTTCAGGTTTTATAGGCGGCGATTTTTTAAATAAATATTGTGCCAAGATTGATTATGGTTCAAAACTACTTACATTAATATATGATGATTGA
- the mdh gene encoding malate dehydrogenase, whose product MNKITVIGAGNVGATVANIIAQKDLAIEVVLVDIKEGLAEGKALDIWQTSSINNFDTRMIGVTNDYLRTKGSGIIVITSGLPRKPGMSRDDLIKTNAIIVKSVTEKVIKYSPEAIIIVVSNPLDIMTYIAFRTAHKSSSKVFGMAGILDSGRYKAFLAEALNVSPKGIHALLLGGHGDSMVPLPRYTSVSGIPITEMLDEDTINKIVERTRKGGGELVNLMGTSAWYAPGAAAAQMVEAIVDDQKRVFPVCAYLNGEFGLKDIYMGVPVILGNNGIEKIIDIQLDKNENKMLLESAEAVKKSIKILEKMKLFEE is encoded by the coding sequence ATGAATAAAATAACAGTTATTGGTGCGGGTAATGTTGGAGCTACTGTTGCCAATATAATTGCTCAAAAAGATTTAGCAATAGAAGTCGTATTAGTAGATATTAAAGAGGGTTTGGCTGAAGGAAAAGCTCTTGATATTTGGCAAACATCTTCAATTAATAATTTTGATACAAGAATGATAGGTGTAACAAATGATTATTTAAGAACAAAAGGTTCCGGTATTATTGTAATTACTTCCGGATTGCCACGAAAACCGGGAATGAGTAGGGATGATTTAATAAAAACTAATGCTATTATTGTAAAAAGTGTTACAGAAAAAGTAATTAAATATTCTCCCGAAGCTATTATTATTGTTGTGTCGAACCCTTTAGATATAATGACATATATAGCTTTCCGAACGGCACACAAATCTTCGAGCAAAGTCTTTGGAATGGCAGGTATATTAGATTCAGGCAGATATAAAGCTTTTTTGGCAGAAGCATTAAATGTTTCACCAAAAGGAATTCATGCACTTTTACTTGGCGGACATGGAGACTCAATGGTTCCACTTCCACGTTATACTTCAGTGTCAGGTATTCCAATTACAGAAATGCTTGATGAAGATACTATCAATAAAATTGTTGAACGTACACGCAAAGGAGGTGGCGAACTTGTAAATCTTATGGGAACATCAGCTTGGTATGCACCGGGTGCAGCCGCTGCTCAAATGGTTGAAGCAATTGTTGATGACCAGAAAAGAGTTTTTCCGGTTTGTGCATACCTGAATGGAGAATTCGGCTTAAAAGATATTTATATGGGTGTACCTGTTATACTTGGTAATAATGGTATAGAAAAAATTATTGATATACAATTGGATAAAAATGAAAATAAAATGCTCTTAGAATCTGCTGAAGCTGTAAAAAAATCAATTAAAATATTAGAAAAAATGAAACTTTTTGAAGAGTAA
- a CDS encoding DUF4197 domain-containing protein produces MKTIKFIIALLFIANIYSCDLLNDEDNALSESEIAEGLKSALIVGTDTSVTTVSKADGYFKDEVIKIFLPPEADVIYDNKDNVLFETIGLDDKLDDVILSINRAAENAANKAKPIFVSAITSMTIVDAMDILYGADTAATHYLRQNTYSELKTSFKPDMQDALNTDIVAGVSANDTWDELTSAYNDVANSWAGQIAGLTPVETELDDYVTGKALDGLFVKIAEEEKDIRKNPLARVNDILKKVFALLDN; encoded by the coding sequence ATGAAAACTATAAAATTTATTATTGCTTTATTATTTATAGCAAATATTTATTCGTGTGATTTGCTTAATGATGAAGATAACGCTCTTTCGGAAAGCGAAATTGCTGAAGGATTAAAAAGTGCTTTAATTGTTGGAACTGATACTTCTGTTACTACCGTATCAAAGGCGGATGGATATTTTAAAGACGAAGTAATTAAAATTTTTCTTCCTCCCGAAGCTGATGTGATATATGATAATAAAGACAATGTGTTATTTGAAACTATTGGACTTGATGATAAACTTGACGATGTTATTTTATCAATAAACCGAGCTGCTGAAAATGCTGCAAATAAGGCAAAACCTATTTTTGTAAGTGCTATTACAAGCATGACAATAGTTGATGCAATGGATATATTATATGGTGCAGATACGGCAGCAACACATTATTTAAGACAAAATACATATTCGGAACTAAAAACATCTTTTAAGCCTGATATGCAGGATGCTTTAAACACAGATATAGTTGCAGGTGTTTCTGCAAATGATACGTGGGATGAATTAACAAGTGCTTATAATGATGTTGCAAATTCGTGGGCAGGGCAAATTGCCGGATTAACTCCTGTTGAAACAGAACTTGACGATTATGTAACAGGAAAGGCATTAGACGGATTATTTGTAAAAATAGCAGAAGAAGAAAAGGATATAAGAAAAAATCCCTTAGCACGAGTTAATGATATACTAAAAAAAGTGTTTGCCTTGTTGGATAATTAA
- the mce gene encoding methylmalonyl-CoA epimerase translates to MELTHIEHIGIAVNSLDEAIPFYEKVFGLKCYAVEEVKEQKVKTAFFKVSDTKIELLESTDKDGPIGKFLEKKGQGIHHMAFAVKNINDSLTEAETKGVRLIDKVSRKGAEGLDIGFLHPKSTFGVLTELCENKNK, encoded by the coding sequence ATGGAACTAACACATATTGAACACATCGGAATTGCTGTCAATAGCCTTGATGAAGCAATACCTTTTTATGAAAAAGTATTTGGCTTAAAATGTTATGCTGTTGAAGAAGTAAAAGAACAGAAAGTTAAAACTGCATTTTTTAAAGTTAGCGATACTAAAATCGAACTTCTGGAATCAACTGACAAAGATGGACCAATAGGAAAATTTTTAGAGAAAAAAGGACAAGGTATTCATCACATGGCATTTGCAGTTAAAAATATTAATGATAGTTTAACAGAAGCTGAAACAAAAGGAGTTAGACTTATTGATAAGGTATCCCGAAAAGGAGCTGAGGGTTTGGATATAGGATTTTTACATCCAAAATCAACTTTTGGAGTGCTGACAGAGCTTTGTGAGAATAAAAATAAATAA
- a CDS encoding acyl-CoA carboxylase subunit beta produces the protein MMNIQDKIKELIELRERAKLGGGEKRIEAQHNKGRYTARERIEMLLDEGSFEEYDMFVTHRCRDFGLENKQYLSDGVITGHGTIDGRVVYIYSQDFTVFGGSLSESFAKKICKVMDQAMKVGAPIIGINDSGGARIQEGVLSLAGYAEIFERNILASGVIPQISAIFGPCAGGAVYSPALTDVVIMSDKTSYMFVTGPKVTKTVTGEDISTEDLGGATVHATKSGVTHFRADDEEEGIMLIRKILDFLPSNNLEDPPVTECNDPIDRFEDSLNEIIPESSTQPYNVIDVIYKIVDNEEFLEFHRHYAKNIVVGFVKFNGMPCGIVANQPNYLAGVLDIDASKKAARFVRFCDAFNVPLVTLVDVPGFLPGSAQEHGGIIINGAKLMFAYGEATVPKVTITLRKSYGGAHDVMSSKQLKGDINYAWPSAEIAVMGPKGAVEILEGKNISKIENKEERKKYIEDKELEYKDTFANPYQAAKFGFIDDVIEPRNTRFRIIRALQTLATKKDNIPPKKHSNIPL, from the coding sequence ATTATGAACATTCAAGATAAAATCAAAGAATTAATCGAATTAAGAGAAAGAGCAAAATTGGGAGGGGGCGAAAAACGAATTGAAGCCCAACATAATAAAGGTAGATACACTGCACGTGAACGAATCGAAATGTTGCTTGATGAAGGTAGTTTTGAAGAATACGATATGTTTGTAACTCATCGTTGTCGTGATTTTGGACTTGAAAATAAACAATATCTTTCTGATGGCGTAATAACCGGACATGGAACTATTGATGGGAGAGTGGTTTATATTTATTCTCAGGATTTTACAGTATTTGGCGGGTCATTATCAGAATCATTTGCAAAGAAAATTTGTAAAGTGATGGACCAGGCAATGAAAGTTGGGGCACCCATAATTGGAATTAATGATAGTGGAGGCGCCCGCATTCAGGAAGGAGTATTAAGCTTAGCCGGATATGCTGAAATATTCGAAAGAAATATACTGGCTTCAGGTGTTATACCTCAAATTTCAGCAATTTTCGGACCTTGTGCCGGCGGTGCTGTTTATTCACCTGCCCTTACCGATGTTGTTATTATGAGCGATAAAACAAGTTATATGTTTGTTACAGGTCCTAAAGTTACAAAAACAGTTACCGGCGAAGATATTTCAACTGAAGACCTTGGAGGAGCAACTGTACATGCTACCAAATCAGGTGTTACTCATTTTCGAGCCGATGATGAAGAAGAAGGAATTATGCTAATCAGGAAAATTTTAGATTTTCTTCCATCTAATAATCTTGAAGACCCTCCTGTAACAGAATGTAATGACCCAATTGACAGGTTTGAAGATTCATTAAATGAAATAATTCCTGAAAGTTCTACTCAACCGTATAATGTTATTGATGTTATTTATAAAATTGTTGATAATGAAGAATTTTTAGAGTTTCACAGACATTATGCCAAGAACATTGTAGTTGGATTTGTAAAATTCAATGGTATGCCATGTGGGATAGTTGCCAATCAACCGAATTACCTTGCCGGTGTTTTAGATATTGATGCTTCAAAAAAAGCTGCAAGATTTGTACGTTTTTGTGATGCTTTTAATGTTCCTTTAGTTACACTGGTTGATGTTCCGGGATTTTTACCCGGTAGTGCTCAGGAACACGGAGGAATTATAATAAATGGTGCAAAGCTGATGTTTGCATACGGAGAGGCTACTGTTCCTAAAGTTACTATAACATTACGAAAATCGTATGGTGGAGCACATGATGTAATGAGTTCAAAACAACTAAAAGGTGATATTAATTATGCATGGCCATCTGCAGAAATTGCTGTTATGGGACCAAAAGGTGCAGTCGAGATTTTAGAGGGAAAAAATATAAGTAAAATCGAAAACAAAGAAGAAAGAAAAAAATATATTGAAGATAAAGAACTGGAATATAAAGATACATTTGCTAATCCTTATCAAGCTGCAAAATTTGGTTTTATTGATGATGTTATTGAACCACGAAATACAAGGTTTAGAATTATCAGAGCATTACAAACATTAGCTACAAAAAAGGATAATATTCCTCCTAAAAAACATTCAAACATACCATTATAA
- a CDS encoding biotin/lipoyl-binding protein — MKNYSFTINGNDYEVEIIDYEGDIAILEVNGTPYKVEVHRKIQQTKTPTLIRQEVLTTRKESKIKKTISSGYTPIKAPLPGNVLQLFVNVGDEVKKGEKLMMYEAMKMENMILSEKDGVIKTIKVNLGDSFLQGDTLIEIA; from the coding sequence ATGAAGAATTATAGCTTTACAATTAATGGAAACGATTACGAAGTTGAAATTATTGATTATGAGGGAGATATAGCAATATTAGAAGTAAATGGAACTCCTTATAAAGTTGAAGTTCACAGAAAAATTCAACAAACAAAAACACCAACATTAATACGTCAGGAAGTACTTACTACACGAAAAGAAAGTAAGATAAAAAAAACAATTTCAAGTGGTTACACTCCTATTAAGGCACCACTTCCGGGTAATGTATTACAATTGTTTGTAAATGTTGGAGATGAAGTAAAAAAAGGAGAAAAGCTAATGATGTATGAAGCCATGAAAATGGAAAATATGATATTATCTGAAAAGGATGGTGTTATAAAAACAATAAAAGTAAATCTTGGTGATAGTTTTTTACAAGGAGATACACTTATTGAAATTGCTTAA
- a CDS encoding sodium ion-translocating decarboxylase subunit beta has translation MNFFEFSGFANITYSHLIMLLIGLFFIFLAINFNYEPLLLIPIGFGILIGNIPFFQAEGFNLQLGIYESGSVMNYLYFGVLKGIYPPLIFLGIGAMTDFSSLISNPRLMLLGAAAQVGIFITFLGALALGFNPAEAGSIGIIGGADGPTAIFLSSKLANGLNETRNLIGPIAIAAYSYMALVPVIQPPIMKLLTSKRERLIKMKPPRSVSRLEKIMFPIFGLLLTAFISPSSLPLLGMLFFGNLLKESTVTKRLAETARNSLIDIVTILLGLTVGASTQADVFLTPDSILIFILGAISFMIATAGGVIFAKVMNLFLSKDEKINPLVGAAGVSAVPDSARVVQHEGLKEDPTNHLLMHAMAPNVAGVIGSAVAAGILLSFLM, from the coding sequence ATGAACTTTTTTGAGTTTTCGGGTTTTGCTAATATAACATATAGCCATCTTATTATGTTATTGATAGGTTTGTTTTTTATTTTCCTTGCCATTAATTTTAATTACGAACCTTTATTACTTATTCCTATTGGTTTTGGAATATTAATAGGCAATATTCCGTTTTTTCAAGCTGAAGGATTTAATTTACAATTAGGAATATATGAGAGTGGTAGTGTTATGAATTATCTGTATTTTGGAGTTCTTAAAGGAATTTATCCACCATTAATATTCCTCGGAATTGGAGCTATGACAGATTTTTCTTCATTAATTTCCAATCCCAGGCTTATGTTATTAGGTGCAGCAGCTCAGGTTGGTATATTTATCACATTTCTTGGTGCTCTTGCACTTGGATTTAATCCTGCCGAAGCAGGTTCAATAGGAATAATTGGTGGTGCTGATGGTCCTACTGCTATATTTCTTTCGTCTAAGTTAGCTAATGGTTTGAACGAAACAAGAAACCTGATTGGTCCTATAGCAATTGCTGCATATTCTTATATGGCTTTAGTACCGGTAATTCAACCGCCAATAATGAAATTATTAACTTCAAAAAGGGAACGATTAATAAAAATGAAACCACCTCGGTCAGTATCAAGACTTGAAAAAATAATGTTCCCTATATTCGGTTTATTATTAACTGCTTTTATATCACCAAGTTCGTTGCCATTATTAGGAATGCTTTTCTTTGGAAACCTGCTTAAAGAATCAACTGTAACTAAAAGATTAGCAGAAACAGCAAGAAATTCACTTATTGACATTGTAACAATTCTTTTAGGGCTAACTGTCGGAGCTTCAACTCAGGCAGATGTTTTTCTTACTCCGGATTCAATACTTATATTTATTTTAGGAGCTATATCATTTATGATTGCTACGGCAGGTGGAGTTATTTTTGCTAAGGTAATGAATCTATTCCTTTCAAAAGATGAAAAAATCAATCCCCTTGTTGGTGCTGCAGGAGTTTCGGCTGTTCCTGACAGTGCCAGGGTTGTACAACATGAAGGCTTAAAAGAAGACCCAACCAACCATTTATTAATGCACGCAATGGCTCCAAATGTTGCCGGAGTAATTGGTTCTGCAGTTGCTGCCGGAATATTGCTGAGTTTTTTGATGTAA